A window of the Henckelia pumila isolate YLH828 chromosome 3, ASM3356847v2, whole genome shotgun sequence genome harbors these coding sequences:
- the LOC140892550 gene encoding heavy metal-associated isoprenylated plant protein 21-like, with protein sequence MGALDYLSNFCTVTATRAKRKPMQTVEIKVKMDCDGCERRVRNAVRNMRGVKSVEVNRTQNRVCVSGFVDPNKVLKRVKSTGKVAEFWPYIPYNLLHYPYISHAYDKKAPAGFVRNLVQPSAAPNATHDEERITYLFSDDNPNACSIM encoded by the exons ATGGGTGCTCTAGATTATCTTTCTAACTTTTGCACAGTCACCGCCACCAGAGCCAAAAGGAAACCAATGCAG ACAGTCGAGATTAAAGTCAAAATGGACTGCGATGGATGTGAAAGAAGAGTCAGAAACGCTGTCAGAAACATGAGAG ggGTGAAAAGTGTGGAAGTGAACAGAACGCAGAACCGGGTATGTGTTAGCGGGTTCGTGGATCCGAATAAGGTGTTGAAAAGGGTGAAAAGCACAGGAAAAGTGGCGGAATTCTGGCCTTATATCCCATACAATCTTCTTCACTATCCTTACATATCTCACGCATATGACAAAAAGGCTCCGGCCGGTTTCGTGAGAAACTTGGTGCAGCCATCGGCGGCCCCAAATGCGACGCATGACGAAGAAAGAATCACGTATCTCTTCAGTGACGATAACCCAAATGCTTGCTCTATCATgtga
- the LOC140890145 gene encoding uncharacterized protein — protein sequence MGPNPLVGGESPEDAENWLERMENFFHQFRCTEEQKMETIDFLVEGRLRNWWKFTSAPFVAARGIATWTEFRTAFQKLQEIHDRVVVGDDMTYEGLVSRCRHAEDNIGITGGVQYFGKKKGQGQCETCGGPHPTERCRRTPGACFRCGEVGHMKRDCLQATIGSASGSGSHFSVPQRSQGQSVGSTNQRPRVSKQVFVVSQDQIQQENDEVIAGTFLLCGIPAFILIDTGSSYYFISARFVKRHRLLYVSLDVVVSVSTPTVHSALAKQLVLGCSLSYCYQKIGQFRSVEGDNWFFYGEGARPPIPLVSTLRARQDLEAGGEVYLIYAIDASTRVRAIEELPGTTSISCAPYCLAPIEMRELQQQLQDLVTIKNKYLLPRTEELFDQLQGTSVYSKIDLRSGYHQLRVRDEDILKTAFRTRYGHYEFLVMPFGLTNAPAVFMDMMNRVFRDYLDRFVMVFIDDILSFDELRGRLTNALVLALPSVSGGYMVYTDASLQALGYVLTQNGHFDGLLCLYGRVVAPDDSYLREEILSQAHRSRFIVHPGSAKMYKDLHTRFWCKGMKRSVYQQCDAIWVMVDRLSKSAHILPYNREFSFNCMVRLYIQEIDEVGERQVEGPELVQQMVDIVELIRKRVKNAQDREASYANTKRRPLHFETEEHVFLRVSHFRKVMRFDLKGKLAPRFIGLFEILEKFGDVAYHLALPSYLFNIHNVFHVSLLRQYIADELHILHPTKVQLEPNLSYVER from the exons ATGGGTCCTAATCCATTGGTTGGAGGAGAAtcaccggaggatgcggagaattggctGGAGCGCATGGAGAATTTCTTCCATCAATTTCGGTGCACGGAGgaacagaagatggagactattGACTTTCTTGTAGAGGGTCGTCTGCGGAATTGGTGGAAGTTTACGTCTGCTCCTTTTGTGGCCGCGCGAGGCATTGCTACCTGGAcagagtttcgcacagctttccagaagct TCAGGAGATCCATGATCGTGTAGTTGTTGGTGAcgacatgacttacgagggtTTAGTTAGCCGATGTCGTCACGCAGAGGACAACATCGGCATAACAG GTGGAGTTCAAtactttgggaagaagaagggTCAGGGTCAGTGTGAAACTTGTGGAGGTCCTCATCCGACTGAGAGGTGTCGTAGGACACCAGGAGCATGTTTTCGTTGTGGCGAGGTTGGCcatatgaagagagattgtcttCAAGCTACCATAGGATCAGCGTCGGGTTCTGGTTCTCATTTTTCCGTTCCGCAGAGGTCTCAGGGGCAGTCAGTAGGGAGCACCAATCAGAGGCCTCGTGTTTCCAAACAGGTTTTTGTGGTAAGTCAGGATCAGATCCAGCAGGAGAATGATGAGGTtattgcaggtacatttcttTTGTGCGGTATTCCTGCATTCATTCTCATTGATACCGGTTCATCATATTATTTCATTTCTGCACGGTTTGTTAAGCGTCATAGATTACTGTACGTGTCTCTTGATGTAGTAGTTTCTGTATCTACCCCGACTGTTCATTCTGCTCTGGCTAAGCAATTAGTCTTGGGTTGTTCTTTA AGCTACTGCTATCAGAAGATAGGGCAATTTCGTTCGGTGGAGGGCGATAACTggtttttttatggtgagggagcgcgaccccctaTTCCTTTGGTGTCAACTTTGAGAGCTCGCCAAGATTTGGAGGCTGGTGGGGAAGTCTACCTCATTTATGCTATCGATGCATCCACAAGGGTTAGAGCTATTGAGGAGTTGCCAGGGACGACATCGATTTCTTGCGCACCTTATTGTCTGGCTCCAATAGAGATGAGGGAGTTACAGCAGCAGCTGCAGGATTT AGTGAcgatcaagaataagtatcttcTACCGCGCACTGAAGAactgtttgatcagctacagggtacTTCAGTGTATTCTAAGATTGACCTGAGGTCAGGATATCACCAGTTGCGAGTTCGTGATGAGGATATTTTGAAGACTGCGTTTCgtacgaggtatggtcactatgagttcttagtgatgccttttggctTGACGAACGCACCCGCAGTGTTCATGGAtatgatgaacagagtttttcGGGATTATTTGGATAGATTCGTCATGGTGTTCATCGACGACATTTTG AGTTTCGATGAGTTGAGGGGACGTCTGACCAATGCACTTGTACTTGCCTTGCCATCTGTATCTGGTGGTTACATGGTTTATACAGACGCATCTCTCCAGGCTTTGGGATATGTGTTGACACAGAATGGGCAC TTTGATGGTTTGTTGTGTTTGTATGGTAGAGTAGTTGCGCCTGATGATTCGTATTTGCGGGAAGAGATTTTATCTCAAGCTCATCGTAGTAGGTTCATCGTACACCCAGGTAGTgctaagatgtacaaggatctacataCGAGATTCTGGTgtaaagggatgaagcgcagtgtttaCCA GCagtgtgatgccatttgggttatgGTGGACAGATTGTCCAAGTCTGCTCATATTCTTCCGTACAATCGCGAGTTCAGTTTCAATTGCATGGTGagattgtacattcaggagatt GATGAAGTAGGGGAAagacaggttgagggaccgGAGTTGGTTCAGCAAATGGTGGATATTGTTGAACTGATCAGGAAGAGAGTCAAGAATGCACAAGATAGGGAGGCTAGTTATGCCAACAccaagcgcagacctttgcatTTTGAGACAGAGGAGCATGTCTTCTTGCGAGTTTCACattttcggaaggtgatgaggtttgatCTAAAGGGAAAGCTAGCACCGAGGTTCATTGgtctgtttgagatcttggagaagttcggggatgtggcttatcatTTGGCATTACCGTCGTATCTTTTCAATATTCATAACGTGTTTCACGTGTCGCTACTTCGACAATATATTGCGGATGAGTTGCACATTCTGCATCCGACGAAGGTTCAGTTGGAGCCTAATTTGTCATACGTAGAGAGATAG